Proteins found in one Pseudomonas sp. P8_241 genomic segment:
- a CDS encoding DUF4225 domain-containing protein yields MRVNEGACDIHDVTRSASDLVALGCSIGLAHIPDGFARLRFGSMVSAYVDEVIQAVDEGVISAWQALEEIRAEYEGLSSKARFYLQNGVGVVAGAMQIRTGVLVIGSPGALGAVPGGLMVGHGVNNIYEGLGNIYRGPDAPSTVGPVRGGYRAIFDDSEGDMFYFSVDLLLSAIGVFRPVSKPGSVELFRRDPINYERAYHQMGKLALSFEVLVDALTMKSMLSE; encoded by the coding sequence ATGAGGGTGAATGAAGGGGCTTGCGATATTCACGACGTCACCAGGTCGGCTTCCGATCTGGTTGCACTTGGATGCAGCATAGGCCTGGCGCATATTCCTGATGGCTTTGCGCGACTTCGATTTGGTTCGATGGTTTCTGCCTATGTTGATGAAGTTATTCAGGCGGTTGATGAGGGGGTTATTAGCGCTTGGCAAGCGTTGGAGGAAATAAGAGCCGAATACGAGGGCTTGTCATCTAAGGCGCGCTTTTATCTTCAAAATGGTGTTGGGGTTGTGGCTGGGGCGATGCAGATCAGGACGGGTGTTTTGGTCATTGGCAGCCCAGGAGCACTAGGTGCTGTTCCGGGGGGGCTGATGGTGGGGCATGGTGTTAATAATATCTATGAAGGTTTGGGGAATATTTATCGCGGACCGGATGCTCCAAGCACGGTTGGGCCTGTTAGGGGGGGCTATAGGGCCATATTCGATGATAGCGAGGGGGACATGTTTTACTTCTCCGTGGACTTGCTTCTTTCTGCTATCGGTGTGTTTAGACCGGTTTCAAAGCCAGGATCGGTTGAGTTGTTCAGGCGTGATCCAATTAATTATGAGAGGGCTTATCATCAGATGGGGAAATTGGCTTTATCTTTTGAGGTTTTGGTTGATGCTCTTACGATGAAATCGATGCTGTCAGAGTAG
- a CDS encoding Hcp family type VI secretion system effector — translation MASHSYMSITGKRQGLISAGCSGLDSLGNKCQIGHQDEILVLAYSREMLAGNDGSVTGGRGKHMPIMITKGIDKSSPLLASALHEGEEVDCKINFYRTSSVGGQERYYSIHLSGARIAHISLQVPHAIRMNDAEPQELVSIRYRDIAWAHVPGATSAYSSWGNEGE, via the coding sequence ATGGCCAGCCACAGCTATATGAGCATTACCGGAAAGCGCCAAGGTTTGATTTCTGCCGGTTGCTCCGGTCTTGATTCTCTCGGCAACAAATGCCAGATCGGACACCAGGATGAAATCCTGGTGCTGGCTTATTCACGTGAAATGCTTGCGGGTAATGACGGCAGCGTGACAGGTGGGCGTGGCAAGCACATGCCGATCATGATAACCAAAGGTATCGATAAGTCATCACCATTGCTGGCAAGTGCGCTGCATGAGGGTGAAGAAGTTGATTGCAAGATCAATTTTTATCGAACCTCTTCGGTTGGCGGCCAGGAACGGTACTATTCAATACACCTGTCAGGTGCGCGTATCGCTCATATCAGCTTGCAGGTTCCCCACGCAATTCGCATGAATGACGCTGAGCCGCAAGAGCTAGTGTCCATTCGTTATAGGGACATTGCCTGGGCGCATGTTCCAGGGGCTACCAGTGCCTATAGTTCTTGGGGGAATGAAGGTGAATGA
- a CDS encoding DUF4225 domain-containing protein produces the protein MAHIPDGFARLRFGSIVSAYVDEIIQAVDEGAISAWQAVQEITAEYEDLSAKARFYLQNGVGVVAGVMQVRTGGAIFVGSTGFGSIPGGLMVGHGVNNIYEGLGNIYRGPNALGTVGPIRYFYRDMLDEERGGHGLLLNGLVSFCSWGV, from the coding sequence ATGGCGCATATTCCTGATGGCTTTGCGCGACTTCGATTTGGCTCGATTGTCTCTGCCTATGTTGATGAAATAATTCAGGCGGTTGATGAAGGGGCTATTAGTGCGTGGCAAGCCGTGCAGGAAATAACAGCTGAATATGAGGACTTATCGGCGAAGGCGCGTTTCTATCTACAAAATGGTGTTGGGGTTGTGGCAGGGGTGATGCAGGTGAGGACAGGGGGCGCGATTTTCGTAGGCTCGACAGGGTTTGGTTCGATACCGGGCGGACTCATGGTTGGGCATGGAGTTAATAATATCTACGAAGGTTTGGGGAATATTTATCGCGGGCCGAATGCTCTAGGCACGGTTGGGCCTATTAGATATTTTTATAGGGATATGTTGGATGAAGAACGGGGGGGGCATGGTTTACTACTCAACGGACTTGTTTCTTTCTGTAGTTGGGGTGTTTAG
- the arfB gene encoding alternative ribosome rescue aminoacyl-tRNA hydrolase ArfB — protein sequence MLVISNNVHLPDAEIELTAIRAQGAGGQNVNKVSSAVHLRFDIPASSLPEFYKERLLALRDSRITSDGVLIIKAQQYRTQEQNRADALLRLTELILSATKVEKKRRPTKPTLGSKTRRLESKSKRGNIKAGRGKVDF from the coding sequence ATGCTGGTGATTTCCAACAACGTGCATCTGCCGGATGCCGAGATCGAGTTGACGGCCATTCGCGCCCAAGGCGCCGGTGGGCAGAACGTCAACAAGGTCTCCAGCGCGGTGCACCTGCGCTTCGACATTCCGGCGTCGTCCTTGCCCGAGTTCTACAAGGAGCGGCTGCTGGCGCTGCGCGATAGTCGCATCACCAGCGACGGTGTGTTGATCATCAAGGCCCAGCAGTACCGGACGCAGGAGCAGAACCGCGCCGATGCGTTGTTGCGGCTGACCGAGTTGATCCTCAGTGCCACCAAGGTCGAGAAGAAGCGCCGTCCGACCAAGCCGACCCTCGGCTCGAAGACCCGTCGTCTCGAATCCAAATCCAAGCGCGGTAACATCAAGGCCGGGCGCGGCAAGGTCGATTTCTAA
- a CDS encoding MFS transporter, with amino-acid sequence MSENQRPLAVTLQVVSIVLFTFIGYLNIGIPLAVLPGYVHSDLGFGAVIAGLVISVQYLATLLSRPYAGKIIDNKGSKLAVMYGLAGCGLSGVFMLISAWTQSLPMLSLICLLIGRLVLGSAESLVGSGSIGWGIGRVGAANTAKVISWNGIASYGALAIGAPLGVWLVSQLGLWSMGVSIVLLAVIGLLLAWPKTAAPIVVGERLPFMHVLGRVLPHGCGLALGSIGFGTIATFITLYYATQHWDNAVLCLSLFGASFIGARLLFGNLINRLGGFRVAIACLSVETLGLLLLWLAPDAHWALAGAALSGFGFSLVFPALGVEAVNLVPASSRGAAVGAYSLFIDLSLGITGPLAGAIAAGFGFASIFLFAAFAALSGLMLSLYLYRQAPKQRETRDVR; translated from the coding sequence ATGTCTGAAAACCAGCGCCCCCTGGCGGTCACGCTGCAAGTTGTATCCATCGTCCTGTTTACCTTTATCGGCTATTTGAACATCGGCATCCCCCTGGCCGTATTGCCCGGTTACGTCCATAGCGACCTGGGCTTCGGTGCCGTGATCGCGGGGCTGGTGATCAGTGTGCAATACCTGGCCACCCTGCTCAGCCGCCCGTATGCCGGGAAAATCATCGACAACAAGGGCAGCAAACTCGCAGTGATGTATGGCTTGGCCGGTTGCGGACTGAGCGGTGTGTTCATGTTGATTTCGGCATGGACGCAAAGCCTGCCGATGCTCAGCCTGATCTGCTTGTTGATCGGCCGTCTGGTACTCGGTAGCGCGGAGAGCCTGGTGGGTTCCGGTTCGATTGGCTGGGGCATCGGCCGGGTGGGCGCGGCGAACACCGCCAAGGTGATTTCCTGGAATGGCATCGCCAGTTACGGCGCACTGGCAATCGGCGCGCCGCTCGGCGTGTGGCTGGTCAGTCAGTTGGGCTTGTGGAGCATGGGCGTGAGCATTGTACTGTTGGCCGTTATTGGCCTGCTGCTGGCCTGGCCGAAAACCGCCGCGCCGATCGTTGTCGGTGAACGTTTGCCGTTCATGCATGTGCTCGGCCGCGTATTGCCCCATGGCTGCGGCCTGGCGCTGGGTTCGATCGGCTTCGGCACCATCGCCACCTTCATCACCCTGTATTACGCCACGCAACACTGGGACAACGCGGTGCTGTGCCTGAGCCTGTTCGGTGCCAGCTTCATCGGCGCGCGCTTGCTGTTCGGCAACCTGATCAACCGCCTCGGCGGCTTTCGCGTCGCCATTGCCTGCCTGTCGGTGGAAACCCTGGGATTGCTGTTGCTGTGGCTGGCACCGGATGCCCATTGGGCACTGGCGGGTGCGGCGCTGAGCGGCTTCGGCTTTTCGCTGGTGTTTCCGGCACTGGGCGTGGAGGCGGTCAACCTGGTGCCGGCGTCCAGCCGTGGCGCAGCCGTCGGCGCCTATTCGCTGTTCATCGACTTGTCGCTGGGGATCACCGGGCCGCTGGCCGGGGCGATTGCGGCCGGGTTCGGGTTCGCTTCGATCTTCCTGTTCGCTGCCTTCGCCGCCTTGAGCGGATTGATGCTGAGCCTTTACCTGTACCGGCAGGCGCCAAAGCAACGCGAAACGCGGGATGTCCGTTAG
- a CDS encoding amino acid aminotransferase produces MHFDAIGRVPGDPILGLMEAYAQDPNPRKFDLGVGVYKDAQGLTPIPQSVKLAEARLVERQTTKTYIGGHGEPAFGKAINELVLGADSTLIAEQRAGATQTPGGTGALRLSADFIAQCLPGRGVWLSNPTWPIHETIFAAAKVKVSHYPYVGSDNRLDVEGMLAVLNEIPKGDVVLLHACCHNPTGFDLSHEDWRRVLEVVRKRELLPLIDFAYQGFGDGLEQDAWSTRLFAAELPEVLITSSCSKNFGLYRDRTGALIVCAKNADKLTDIRSQLANIARNLWSTPPDHGAAVVATILGAPELKSLWADEVESMRLRIAQLRSGLVEALEPHGLRERFAHIGVQRGMFSYTGLSTEQVKNLRDHHSVYMVSSGRANVAGIDATRLDLLAEAIAKVCK; encoded by the coding sequence ATGCACTTCGACGCCATCGGCCGCGTGCCCGGCGACCCGATTCTGGGTCTGATGGAGGCCTACGCGCAGGATCCGAACCCACGCAAGTTTGACCTTGGCGTGGGTGTCTATAAGGATGCCCAGGGCCTGACGCCGATTCCTCAGTCAGTGAAACTGGCCGAAGCACGGCTGGTCGAGCGTCAGACCACCAAAACCTACATCGGCGGTCACGGCGAACCGGCGTTCGGCAAGGCGATCAACGAACTGGTGCTCGGCGCCGACTCGACCTTGATCGCCGAGCAACGTGCCGGCGCTACCCAGACACCGGGCGGCACCGGGGCCTTGCGCCTGAGCGCAGACTTTATCGCCCAATGCCTCCCGGGCCGCGGCGTGTGGCTGAGCAATCCGACCTGGCCGATCCACGAAACCATTTTCGCAGCGGCCAAGGTCAAGGTCAGTCATTACCCGTACGTGGGCAGCGATAACCGGCTCGACGTTGAGGGAATGCTGGCGGTACTCAACGAAATCCCCAAAGGCGACGTGGTATTGCTGCACGCCTGCTGCCACAACCCGACCGGGTTCGATCTGTCCCATGAGGATTGGCGCCGGGTGCTGGAAGTGGTGCGCAAACGCGAACTGCTGCCGCTGATCGACTTCGCCTACCAAGGCTTCGGCGATGGCCTGGAACAGGATGCCTGGTCGACCCGGTTGTTCGCCGCCGAGTTGCCGGAAGTGCTGATTACCAGTTCCTGCTCGAAGAACTTCGGCCTGTACCGCGACCGTACTGGTGCGCTGATTGTCTGCGCGAAAAACGCCGACAAACTCACCGACATCCGCAGCCAACTGGCCAACATCGCCCGCAACTTGTGGTCGACCCCGCCGGATCATGGCGCCGCCGTCGTGGCGACCATCCTTGGCGCCCCGGAGCTGAAAAGCCTCTGGGCCGACGAAGTGGAAAGCATGCGCTTGCGCATCGCTCAACTGCGCAGCGGCCTGGTGGAAGCGCTTGAGCCGCATGGCCTACGCGAGCGTTTTGCGCACATCGGGGTACAGCGCGGAATGTTTTCATATACCGGCCTGTCGACGGAGCAGGTGAAAAACCTGCGCGACCACCACAGCGTGTACATGGTCAGCTCCGGTCGCGCCAACGTCGCGGGGATTGATGCCACGCGCCTGGATCTGCTGGCCGAGGCGATTGCCAAGGTTTGCAAATAA
- a CDS encoding 4a-hydroxytetrahydrobiopterin dehydratase has product MTALTQAHCEACRADAPQVSDEELPVLIKQIPDWNIEVRDGIMQLEKIFLFKNFKHALAFTNAVGEISEAEGHHPGLLTEWGKVTVTWWSHSIKGLHRNDFIMAARTDIVAKDAEGRK; this is encoded by the coding sequence ATGACCGCACTCACTCAAGCCCATTGCGAAGCCTGCCGCGCCGATGCTCCACAAGTCAGCGACGAAGAACTGCCGGTATTGATCAAGCAGATCCCGGATTGGAACATCGAAGTTCGCGACGGCATCATGCAGCTGGAAAAAATCTTCCTGTTCAAGAACTTCAAACACGCTCTGGCATTCACCAACGCCGTCGGTGAAATCTCCGAGGCCGAAGGTCACCACCCGGGCCTGCTGACCGAGTGGGGCAAAGTCACCGTGACCTGGTGGAGCCACTCGATCAAGGGTCTGCACCGCAACGACTTCATCATGGCCGCGCGCACTGACATCGTTGCCAAGGACGCCGAGGGCCGCAAGTAA
- the phhA gene encoding phenylalanine 4-monooxygenase → MKQTQYVAREPDAQGFIDYPAEEHAVWNTLITRQLKVIEGRACQEYLDGIEKLGLPHDRIPQLGEINKVLGETTGWQVARVPALIPFQTFFELLASKQFPVATFIRTREELDYLQEPDIFHEIFGHCPLLTNPWFAEFTHTYGKLGLQATKEERVYLARLYWMTIEFGLVDTPQGQRIYGGGILSSPKETVYCLSDEPEHQAFDPLECMRTPYRIDILQPLYFALPNLKRLFDLAHEDIMGMVKQAMQMGLRAPKFPPKPKAA, encoded by the coding sequence ATGAAGCAGACGCAATACGTGGCCCGCGAGCCCGATGCGCAAGGTTTTATCGACTACCCCGCCGAAGAACACGCGGTGTGGAACACGCTGATCACTCGCCAACTGAAAGTGATTGAAGGGCGTGCGTGCCAGGAGTACCTGGACGGTATCGAAAAACTCGGTCTGCCCCACGACCGCATTCCACAACTGGGCGAAATCAACAAAGTCCTCGGTGAAACCACCGGCTGGCAAGTTGCCCGTGTGCCAGCGCTGATCCCTTTCCAGACCTTTTTTGAATTGCTCGCCAGCAAGCAGTTTCCAGTCGCGACCTTTATTCGTACCCGCGAGGAACTGGATTACCTGCAAGAGCCGGACATTTTCCACGAGATCTTTGGCCACTGCCCGCTGCTGACCAACCCGTGGTTCGCCGAATTCACTCACACCTACGGCAAGCTGGGGCTGCAAGCGACCAAGGAAGAGCGCGTGTACCTGGCGCGCCTGTACTGGATGACCATCGAATTCGGTCTGGTCGACACTCCGCAAGGCCAACGCATCTACGGCGGCGGCATTCTGTCCTCACCAAAAGAGACCGTGTATTGCCTGTCGGATGAGCCTGAACATCAGGCCTTCGATCCGCTTGAATGCATGCGTACGCCTTACCGCATCGACATCTTGCAGCCTCTGTATTTCGCGCTGCCCAATCTCAAGCGCCTGTTCGACCTCGCTCACGAAGACATCATGGGCATGGTCAAGCAAGCGATGCAGATGGGTCTGCGCGCACCGAAATTTCCGCCAAAACCAAAAGCCGCGTGA